The proteins below are encoded in one region of Acuticoccus sediminis:
- a CDS encoding aminotransferase class IV gives MGGAVFEGMRAYDGRIFLGEAHLERLAQSAEWVGYGLPRAKLELTKAVEAVLWANALHDAYVRPVAWRGSESASVAARGASVHIAIAAWDWPTPAALGRSHAGIRLQLATWRRPRPDTAPTASKCSGLYMIGTLARHAALDAGFDDALMLDAHDHVAETTSTNVVLVKGETLISPVADCFLDGITERHVFALASRRGLAVEERRVRLEDLRRADEVFVAGTSVEIQPVVELMEGERRSRWPVGPITRALIADFQASVRERRAVGARALV, from the coding sequence ATGGGCGGCGCCGTCTTCGAGGGAATGCGCGCCTATGACGGCCGGATCTTCCTCGGCGAGGCCCATCTGGAGCGCCTCGCCCAGTCCGCTGAGTGGGTCGGCTATGGCCTGCCGCGCGCGAAGCTGGAGCTCACCAAAGCCGTGGAGGCCGTGCTGTGGGCCAACGCGCTGCATGACGCCTACGTCCGGCCCGTCGCGTGGCGCGGCAGCGAAAGCGCCTCCGTCGCCGCGCGCGGGGCGAGCGTCCATATCGCCATCGCGGCATGGGATTGGCCCACCCCCGCCGCGCTCGGCCGCAGCCATGCCGGCATCCGTCTTCAGCTCGCCACCTGGCGCCGGCCCCGGCCGGACACCGCTCCGACCGCCTCGAAATGCTCCGGCCTCTACATGATCGGAACGCTCGCCCGCCACGCTGCGCTCGATGCGGGGTTCGACGACGCCTTGATGCTCGACGCCCACGACCATGTGGCCGAAACCACCTCGACGAACGTCGTTCTCGTGAAGGGCGAGACGCTGATCTCGCCCGTCGCGGATTGCTTCCTCGACGGCATCACCGAACGCCACGTCTTCGCCCTCGCGTCCCGGCGCGGCCTCGCGGTCGAGGAGCGGAGGGTAAGATTGGAGGATCTTCGTCGAGCCGACGAGGTCTTCGTCGCCGGCACGTCGGTGGAGATCCAGCCCGTGGTGGAGTTGATGGAGGGCGAGCGCCGGTCGCGGTGGCCGGTCGGGCCGATCACGCGGGCCCTCATCGCCGATTTTCAGGCTTCGGTCCGCGAAAGGCGCGCGGTCGGCGCTCGAGCCCTCGTTTGA
- a CDS encoding PLP-dependent aminotransferase family protein, with amino-acid sequence MRIQSPWRPRLSGDHTSPLDALVAALAQDILAGRLESGDRLPAHRDLAWRLGIAIGTVTKAYGVLERRGLVRSVKGRGTFVAAAARRSGDLIDLSRNAPPAALGERTLAKTLAAVARKADAGLFNAYPPLAGHTRFRTEVARWFRRSGMNADPARLLLTNGAQHGLAVSLATLCGPGGTVFAETQTYPGIIGLARHLGLKLVPVAMDGEGMLPCALDRALADRREDRAAVCLTPTMHNPTTGTMSMARRQEIVAVCRTHDRFIVEDDVYALYAGAARPPLAVLAPERVFYVNSLSKTLNPSLRIGGIVVPQSMVDRAEAAVHAGGLLVSTLSCAVMEQWVADGTADIIGAAIREEARRRRALCASLLGDAMRRCDHDGYHVWLPLPRKDAEHLELAARSHAIHVTPPSATRTDPEDPTSGVRLCIGAPTLEDLDGALRAIRSILDAMAAERPAHHAHLR; translated from the coding sequence ATGCGCATCCAATCGCCCTGGCGGCCGCGCCTCTCGGGGGACCATACCTCGCCCCTCGACGCCCTCGTGGCGGCACTGGCGCAGGACATTCTCGCCGGCCGGCTGGAGAGCGGCGACCGCCTGCCGGCCCACCGCGATCTGGCCTGGCGGCTCGGCATCGCCATCGGAACTGTGACCAAGGCCTACGGCGTTTTGGAGCGGCGCGGGCTCGTCCGATCAGTGAAAGGTCGCGGCACCTTCGTCGCCGCCGCGGCGAGGCGGTCGGGGGATCTCATCGACCTGTCGCGCAATGCGCCGCCGGCCGCCCTCGGCGAGCGAACCCTCGCGAAGACGCTCGCCGCCGTCGCCAGGAAGGCCGACGCGGGCCTTTTCAACGCCTATCCCCCACTCGCCGGGCACACGCGCTTCAGAACCGAAGTCGCCCGATGGTTCCGTCGCTCGGGCATGAACGCCGACCCCGCCCGTCTTCTCCTGACGAACGGGGCGCAACATGGCCTCGCCGTCAGCCTCGCCACCTTGTGCGGTCCGGGCGGGACGGTGTTCGCAGAGACGCAGACCTACCCTGGCATCATCGGCCTCGCCCGCCATCTCGGCCTGAAGCTCGTTCCCGTGGCGATGGACGGGGAGGGGATGCTCCCCTGCGCACTCGATCGGGCGCTGGCGGACCGGCGCGAGGACCGCGCCGCGGTCTGCCTGACCCCGACGATGCACAACCCGACGACGGGGACGATGAGCATGGCGCGGCGGCAGGAGATCGTCGCGGTTTGCCGCACGCACGACCGCTTCATCGTCGAGGACGACGTCTATGCGCTCTATGCGGGCGCCGCGCGTCCGCCGCTGGCCGTCCTCGCCCCGGAGAGGGTGTTTTATGTCAACAGCCTGTCGAAGACGCTCAATCCCTCGCTGCGGATCGGCGGCATCGTGGTGCCACAATCGATGGTCGACCGCGCCGAAGCGGCGGTTCACGCGGGCGGACTGCTGGTGTCAACCTTGAGCTGCGCGGTGATGGAGCAGTGGGTGGCGGACGGCACCGCCGACATCATCGGCGCGGCCATTCGCGAGGAGGCGCGCCGCCGCCGCGCCCTCTGCGCCAGCCTTCTGGGTGATGCGATGCGCCGCTGCGACCACGACGGATACCACGTCTGGCTTCCGCTCCCGCGCAAGGACGCGGAGCATCTGGAGCTCGCAGCCCGGTCCCACGCGATCCACGTCACGCCGCCGTCCGCCACCCGCACGGACCCGGAGGATCCCACCTCGGGCGTCAGGCTCTGCATCGGCGCGCCGACGCTGGAGGATCTGGACGGCGCGCTTCGCGCGATACGCTCGATCCTCGACGCGATGGCGGCGGAGAGGCCCGCCCATCACGCGCATCTTCGCTAG
- a CDS encoding LysR substrate-binding domain-containing protein, which translates to MHLAAPLNALRAFEAAARHLSIKQAAAEIGVTPSAVSHQLRILEQLLEVDLMRRAGSRLELTETGQTLAPALTEGFTRIIEAVASLKSERKLGPLRLSMLPTFAAHWLSPRLGAYPFARAGYELLISTTQTVVDLGAGVADASVRQGRGEWPGVIAELLFEEHVTLLGHPSWAGRDDAALRKAISQTNLFLSQHRRDDFTRWNATLPGGPITPAAITIVDSAGLGLKAAIDGAGLTFAGEEIAQCDIAERRLVTLLDHRVPADAGYYLCYPAALARDRRVRNLRAWMLNEAATAAGPRPAPAQLSPCQ; encoded by the coding sequence ATGCACCTCGCCGCGCCGCTCAATGCCTTGAGAGCGTTCGAGGCGGCCGCACGCCATCTGTCGATCAAGCAGGCGGCGGCGGAGATCGGCGTCACACCCTCGGCCGTCAGCCATCAGCTGCGCATCCTGGAGCAGCTCCTGGAGGTGGACCTGATGCGGCGCGCCGGTTCTCGCCTGGAACTCACCGAGACCGGCCAGACCTTGGCCCCCGCCCTGACCGAAGGCTTCACACGGATCATCGAGGCCGTCGCCAGCCTGAAGAGCGAACGCAAGCTCGGCCCGCTGCGCCTGTCGATGTTGCCGACGTTCGCCGCCCACTGGCTGTCGCCGCGGCTCGGCGCCTACCCCTTCGCGCGCGCGGGATACGAACTCCTGATCTCCACGACCCAGACGGTCGTCGATCTCGGCGCGGGGGTCGCCGATGCATCGGTTCGGCAGGGGCGCGGTGAATGGCCGGGCGTCATCGCCGAGCTCCTGTTCGAGGAGCACGTGACGCTCCTCGGCCATCCGAGTTGGGCGGGGAGGGACGATGCGGCGCTGCGCAAGGCGATCTCGCAGACCAACCTCTTCCTGTCGCAGCACCGGCGCGACGACTTCACTCGCTGGAACGCCACGTTGCCCGGCGGTCCGATCACGCCGGCGGCGATCACCATCGTCGATTCCGCGGGCCTGGGGCTGAAGGCCGCGATCGACGGCGCGGGGCTGACGTTCGCGGGCGAGGAGATCGCGCAATGCGATATCGCGGAGCGGCGTCTGGTCACCCTGCTCGATCATCGCGTTCCCGCCGACGCCGGATACTATCTTTGCTATCCAGCGGCGCTGGCCCGTGATCGCCGGGTCAGGAACCTCAGGGCCTGGATGCTGAATGAAGCCGCGACGGCGGCCGGTCCGCGGCCTGCCCCGGCTCAGCTCTCGCCGTGCCAGTAG